From one Ictalurus punctatus breed USDA103 chromosome 20, Coco_2.0, whole genome shotgun sequence genomic stretch:
- the LOC108280483 gene encoding uncharacterized protein LOC108280483 → MGALIIILQVTLLLSSVGFTESSELLQCFNDYDTELKCSLTVDDPDSCSKNKLSASITFTNNRMYTCHFDEIRHDACECRIQVAGFVITETFTVNVSKGDEIWHTETINTEESIKPRRPIITSVIQNINGDFHISLNTTYTKKPFSDSLIVELTYGIVGSNDFVTQILAVGQTTYEIVGRNLQPNSRYTLKARVKSNYPPSKTFSDYSEARVLKTPLSLQNLLKIIIPILCLILTICVCSIYFWFNRVLKPWWDKIPTPKFSTNFVKQVPQFLSFQNEVSSVSLEPTANHKTTCVESSQIQCKDSQYSVGLGKDVDSVPLICSMTDYQSVDQNSSEDVRCGLDKESQSTNLNQLNEVSSGISNRTYSPSNSSSSYFFKQPVANIYPSENFLVSSKNLEPMIQTDFQYSVWSGCTDSGISKLIHIMSPKNETAVVLGYQSLDDQDGLISCDDLIIEKPFSIKELQDVPFSVCESIIMPMDEDYQSF, encoded by the exons ATGGGTGCCTTAATTATAATCCTGCAAGTAACTCTACTCCTCTCCAGTGTTGGCTTCACCGAATCCTCTG AGCTTCTGCAATGCTTTAACGATTATGACACCGAGCTAAAGTGCAGTTTGACCGTGGATGATCCCGACAGCtgttccaaaaacaaactcagtgCTTCAATAACCTTCACTAATAACAG GATGTATACCTGCCATTTTGATGAAATCCGACACGATGCATGTGAATGCAGAATCCAAGTGGCAGGGTTTGTCATTACGGAGACATTCACGGTAAACGTGTCGAAAGGAGACgagatttggcacacagagacgATCAATACTGAAGAAAGCA TCAAGCCTAGGAGACCGATCATCACGTCAGTCATTCAGAACATAAACGGAGACTTTCACATTAGCTTGAACACCACCTACACGAAGAAACCTTTCTCTGACTCACTGATTGTAGAGCTCACCTACGGCATTGTTGGAAGCAATGATTTC GTGACACAGATTTTGGCAGTTGGTCAGACTACATATGAGATTGTGGGCAGGAACCTACAACCTAATTCCAGATATACTTTGAAAGCGAGAGTGAAATCGAACTACCCTCCTAGTAAGACATTCAGTGACTACAGTGAAGCACGTGTGCTCAAAACAC CACTATCGTTACAAAACCTTCTCAAGATAATAATCCCCATTTTATGTCTCATTCTGACCATCTGTGTATGTTCAATCTACTTCTGGTTCAACAG AGTCCTAAAACCATGGTGGGACAAGATTCCTACTCCGAAATTTTCTACGAATTTTGTAAAACAG GTCCCACAGTTTCTGTCATTTCAAAACGAGGTCTCGTCTGTCAGTCTTGAACCAACAGCAAACCACAAGACAACATG TGTGGAATCTTCTCAAATCCAGTGTAAAGACAGTCAATATAGCGTCGGTCTCGGAAAAGACGTCGATTCGGTGCCACTGATCTGCTCCATGACAGACTACCAGAGCGTGGACCAGAACAGCTCTGAAGATGTTCGGTGTGGGCTTGATAAGGAAAGCCAATCTACAAACCTCAACCAATTGAATGAAGTCAGCTCGGGAATCAGCAATAGGacatattcaccatcaaactccaGCAGCTCGTACTTTTTTAAACAGCCAGTTGCAAACATTTATCCGAGCGAGAACTTCCTGGTGTCGTCTAAGAACCTGGAGCCAATGATACAGACAGATTTTCAGTACAGCGTGTGGAGCGGTTGTACAGACTCAGGAATCTCCAAACTGATTCATATCATGTCCCCCAAGAACGAGACAGCTGTGGTTCTTGGATATCAGAGCTTGGATGACCAGGATGGTCTTATCTCTTGTGACGATCTGATTATAGAGAAGCCATTTAGCATTAAGGAACTACAGGATGTTCCGTTTTCCGTCTGTGAAAGCATCATTATGCCAATGGACGAGGATTATCAATCTTTTTAA